The Dethiosulfovibrio peptidovorans genome window below encodes:
- a CDS encoding tRNA pseudouridine(38-40) synthase TruA — protein MKYAVEISYRGDAFSGWQRQPRHPSVQGELERVLALLDQRPVPVTGAGRTDSGVHARGQVASFSLSREWEPSRLVLALNAHLPQSISIMRAGIVPDEFDARKSALWREYAYFVWHGPSCYPHLKAMVWWRKRDDWDHAAIHRCCRMLEGVHDFSAFCRVSECPDNPVRELLRVRHIRRGRLSILRVRGTAFLTNMIRIMVGNLDAVAQGRKDHRWFEDLLRGESRIRSAMTVPATGLFFWRVGYKDF, from the coding sequence ATGAAATACGCCGTTGAGATCTCCTACCGAGGCGATGCTTTTTCGGGATGGCAGCGTCAGCCACGACATCCGTCGGTCCAGGGGGAATTGGAGCGGGTTCTGGCCCTTTTGGATCAGCGTCCCGTTCCAGTTACCGGAGCAGGGCGAACTGATAGTGGTGTACATGCCCGGGGACAGGTCGCCTCGTTTTCATTGTCGCGGGAATGGGAGCCTTCCAGACTCGTCTTGGCCCTGAACGCTCACCTGCCTCAATCGATATCGATTATGCGAGCCGGAATTGTCCCTGATGAATTTGACGCCAGAAAAAGCGCTCTCTGGAGAGAGTATGCCTATTTTGTCTGGCATGGGCCATCCTGCTATCCTCATTTAAAAGCTATGGTATGGTGGCGAAAGAGGGACGATTGGGACCATGCGGCGATTCACAGGTGCTGCCGGATGTTGGAGGGAGTCCACGATTTCAGCGCTTTCTGTCGAGTTTCAGAGTGTCCCGATAACCCGGTACGTGAGCTCTTGCGGGTTCGACATATTCGGCGGGGACGTCTCTCGATTCTCCGGGTTCGGGGTACGGCCTTTCTGACGAACATGATTCGGATCATGGTAGGTAACTTGGACGCTGTGGCCCAGGGACGAAAAGATCATCGTTGGTTTGAGGATCTTCTCCGGGGCGAGAGCCGAATTCGTTCAGCTATGACCGTGCCGGCAACAGGCCTTTTTTTCTGGCGGGTTGGCTATAAGGATTTTTAA
- the flgG gene encoding flagellar basal-body rod protein FlgG, with amino-acid sequence MIRSLWSGATGMIAQQTNLDVTSNNLANVNTVGFKKVRANFADLLYQINREPGAPVEGGTTVPTGIQVGLGTRVTGTTRMPTPGNYQITDNPLDVAIEGNAYFQVVMPNGEIAYTANGEWNKDGDGQIVNVDGYLLEPAIVIPDDATEITISSTGQVYIKQPGDDTNQEVGQIQLVRFVNPAGLRAIGRNLFVPSGSSGEPQVGNPGEDDFPTLQQGILERSNVQVVEEMVNLIVAQRAYEANSKTIQTADRLLELANNLKR; translated from the coding sequence ATGATTCGATCTTTATGGAGCGGCGCAACCGGCATGATTGCCCAGCAGACAAACTTGGATGTGACGTCCAACAACCTTGCGAACGTCAACACCGTTGGCTTCAAAAAAGTGAGGGCAAACTTTGCCGACCTTCTGTACCAGATCAACAGAGAGCCCGGGGCTCCCGTCGAAGGTGGTACCACGGTTCCTACCGGTATACAGGTGGGGTTGGGTACTCGTGTTACCGGGACAACTCGCATGCCCACCCCGGGGAACTATCAGATAACCGATAACCCTTTGGACGTTGCCATTGAGGGGAACGCCTACTTCCAGGTTGTCATGCCTAACGGGGAAATAGCATACACAGCGAACGGGGAATGGAACAAAGATGGAGACGGTCAGATCGTCAACGTTGACGGATACCTTCTTGAACCGGCTATCGTCATCCCTGACGACGCAACGGAAATCACCATCAGCTCTACTGGCCAGGTCTACATCAAACAACCTGGTGATGATACGAACCAGGAAGTGGGGCAGATCCAGCTCGTCCGCTTCGTAAACCCCGCAGGGCTTCGAGCCATCGGCCGGAATCTTTTTGTTCCCTCGGGTTCTAGCGGTGAACCTCAGGTTGGCAATCCCGGGGAAGATGACTTCCCAACATTGCAACAGGGTATCCTTGAGCGTTCCAACGTCCAGGTTGTCGAGGAAATGGTGAATCTCATCGTGGCCCAGAGGGCCTACGAGGCCAACTCGAAAACCATTCAGACCGCAGACAGGCTTCTCGAGCTGGCCAACAACCTGAAGCGCTGA
- a CDS encoding flagellar biosynthesis protein FlgH, with amino-acid sequence MRSLIIVLAICGFIGAIPNLPAQGQSLWQDGTNYIGDERPSQVGDIVMVHVDEITKTKDQAKTETTKDGGANVSEGTGLLDFIKGLGISTGSSSTGDGKSERTYSTQADITCIVTEVLPNGNLVIEGTRDLKTHGETLRMRFRGAIRPQDVDGNNTISSNRVANVDFIVDGKGTLTKLQQPGILTQILQSIF; translated from the coding sequence ATGAGATCGTTGATCATCGTTCTGGCAATCTGTGGGTTTATAGGAGCGATACCGAACTTGCCGGCTCAGGGGCAGTCCCTGTGGCAGGACGGGACTAACTACATTGGAGATGAACGACCGTCTCAGGTAGGAGATATCGTCATGGTGCATGTGGACGAGATCACCAAAACCAAGGACCAGGCGAAGACAGAGACCACAAAAGATGGGGGAGCCAATGTCAGCGAGGGGACGGGGCTCCTGGATTTCATCAAAGGACTCGGAATCAGCACTGGCTCCAGCTCCACCGGTGATGGCAAATCGGAGAGAACATACTCCACTCAAGCTGATATCACCTGTATCGTCACCGAGGTTCTTCCTAACGGAAACCTGGTTATCGAGGGGACCCGTGACCTCAAAACTCATGGAGAGACCCTTCGGATGCGATTCCGGGGAGCTATCCGTCCGCAGGATGTCGATGGAAACAACACCATATCCAGTAACAGAGTAGCCAACGTCGACTTCATCGTTGACGGCAAGGGCACCTTGACCAAGCTCCAACAACCTGGGATTCTGACCCAGATCCTCCAGTCAATTTTTTAG
- a CDS encoding rod shape-determining protein — protein sequence MFGMGNDIGIDLGTATVLIYVKGKGVVLREPSVVAVDQETGKILAVGYEAKNMVGRTPGNIISVRPLRDGVIADYTMTETMLRYFMRRVNTGVRRFFRNRVMICVPSGATDVERRAVLEAAVEVGAREAFLIEEPMAAAIGAKLNVEEPRGKMVVDIGGGTTDIAVISLGGVVISKSLRIGGDKFDECIMRYLRRQYNLAIGEQMAENLKIMIGTCLSDGEENEMTLKGRDLVQGLPRQIEVSSRSVCSAIGERVQSIVDGVRNVLELTPPELSADIIDGGVVLTGGGSLLRGLAELISRQTGIRCFAAEQPTECVALGTGMALANINRLLASGKGGILFSARRGRRRRW from the coding sequence GTGTTTGGTATGGGAAACGATATAGGAATAGACCTGGGAACGGCCACGGTCCTGATCTACGTCAAGGGTAAGGGCGTTGTTCTGCGGGAGCCCTCGGTTGTGGCGGTGGACCAGGAAACCGGAAAAATCCTGGCTGTCGGCTACGAGGCTAAAAATATGGTCGGGCGGACGCCGGGCAATATCATCTCCGTCCGTCCCCTCAGGGATGGCGTCATCGCTGACTACACGATGACCGAGACCATGCTCCGGTACTTTATGCGTCGGGTCAACACGGGGGTCCGTCGGTTCTTCAGAAACCGTGTAATGATCTGTGTCCCCTCGGGGGCCACCGACGTAGAACGGCGAGCGGTGCTTGAGGCTGCGGTAGAGGTGGGTGCTCGGGAAGCTTTCCTCATCGAGGAGCCCATGGCGGCTGCTATCGGTGCCAAACTCAACGTGGAGGAGCCTCGGGGCAAAATGGTGGTCGATATCGGCGGTGGTACTACGGATATCGCCGTCATCTCTTTGGGGGGCGTTGTCATATCAAAGTCTCTCCGAATAGGTGGGGACAAGTTCGACGAGTGCATCATGCGATATCTTCGGCGGCAGTACAATCTGGCCATCGGAGAGCAGATGGCGGAAAACCTCAAGATCATGATCGGAACCTGCCTGTCTGACGGAGAGGAGAACGAGATGACCCTCAAGGGGCGTGACCTGGTTCAGGGATTGCCTCGTCAGATTGAGGTCAGTAGTCGAAGCGTCTGTTCCGCTATAGGCGAGCGAGTTCAATCTATCGTTGATGGGGTGAGAAACGTTTTGGAGCTCACGCCACCGGAACTTTCGGCCGATATCATAGATGGCGGGGTCGTCCTGACTGGAGGAGGCTCGCTCCTTCGGGGACTTGCCGAGCTCATATCGAGGCAGACCGGGATCCGGTGTTTCGCTGCAGAGCAGCCTACCGAGTGCGTTGCTTTGGGGACCGGCATGGCCTTAGCTAACATTAATCGATTGCTGGCTTCGGGCAAGGGCGGTATCTTATTCTCTGCACGAAGAGGCCGTCGTCGTCGCTGGTAA
- a CDS encoding energy-coupling factor transporter ATPase, whose amino-acid sequence MTAPIVISLEDVEYRYQETDRAALTGISLDVHQGEWLALLGGNGSGKSTLAKHLNALLVPTQGVCRILGWETQDNTHLWDIRRSVSMVFQNPENQIVSTVVEDDTAFGPENLGLSPDDIRERVHRALSIAGLEAKAKAASYTLSGGQKQRLAIAGAIAMETTCMVLDEPTAMLDPQGRREVLDLLTRLHERGVTVVHITHRLEEIVRATRAVVLGEGRILWDGTPNDLFFQPLDQWGLEIPPLVVLWRRLKDAGCIQGEVAPTVESLVSALCPSASNP is encoded by the coding sequence ATGACCGCCCCCATCGTCATCTCCCTGGAGGACGTGGAATATCGATACCAGGAGACTGACAGGGCTGCCTTGACAGGAATCTCTCTGGACGTGCATCAAGGTGAGTGGCTTGCTCTCCTCGGGGGCAACGGTTCGGGGAAATCCACTCTGGCGAAACACCTGAACGCCCTGCTCGTTCCTACGCAGGGCGTTTGTCGTATTCTGGGGTGGGAGACCCAGGACAATACTCACCTATGGGACATTCGTCGATCCGTCTCAATGGTTTTTCAAAACCCTGAAAATCAAATAGTCTCAACAGTCGTAGAGGATGATACGGCCTTTGGTCCAGAAAATCTGGGACTCTCGCCGGATGACATTCGGGAACGGGTACATCGGGCTCTGTCCATCGCTGGCCTGGAGGCCAAAGCCAAGGCTGCCTCGTACACCCTTTCAGGGGGACAAAAGCAACGGCTGGCTATCGCCGGTGCGATCGCAATGGAGACGACCTGCATGGTTTTGGATGAGCCCACGGCCATGCTGGATCCTCAAGGGCGTCGTGAGGTTCTGGATCTTTTGACCAGGCTTCACGAACGGGGAGTTACGGTAGTCCACATCACCCATCGCCTGGAAGAAATCGTTCGGGCGACCAGGGCGGTCGTCCTGGGTGAAGGGCGAATCCTTTGGGATGGAACCCCCAACGATCTCTTTTTTCAACCTCTGGATCAATGGGGTCTGGAGATTCCCCCTCTCGTCGTTCTATGGCGCAGACTTAAGGACGCTGGCTGCATCCAGGGGGAAGTAGCTCCAACCGTCGAAAGCTTGGTGAGCGCTCTATGTCCATCAGCGTCCAATCCGTAA
- the flgA gene encoding flagella basal body P-ring formation protein FlgA, which translates to MSSSDGGGRRGLTGFRFSLVAAAFLSVLLLGSLPGGALELSVSLSPGAVVTDGPLRLCSVATVTCDVPELLRQAAWATLCPSGNVITPDDVVVALSKAGIGGVTLRILMADRVPFRMESDIERWLRVASGWQGALDIQGASIPPGAKLIPPDRLYPGNEALNLRFSTKTGECVLPVRLRWLLPVVVADRYLRRGEMITAGDMAVTTIEARRNRRYYNDPRSLVGMAVERDMAKGTPFTFRITDEPDVIRPGSWVRIVCRNKGFIVTAIGRALDGGALGDTVKIRNKKTKKVILGIVTAPGIVEVTE; encoded by the coding sequence GTGTCGTCTTCTGACGGTGGTGGGAGGCGGGGCCTGACCGGGTTCCGCTTTTCTCTCGTAGCTGCAGCTTTTCTTTCCGTCCTCCTTCTCGGATCTCTACCGGGAGGGGCGCTTGAGCTTTCAGTTTCCTTGTCGCCTGGGGCGGTGGTGACCGATGGCCCCCTCCGTCTCTGCTCTGTCGCTACCGTTACCTGCGATGTGCCTGAGCTCCTCCGTCAAGCTGCATGGGCGACTCTCTGTCCGTCGGGGAACGTTATTACCCCCGACGATGTCGTCGTTGCCTTGTCCAAGGCCGGCATCGGAGGGGTGACCCTCAGGATCCTTATGGCGGACAGGGTTCCGTTTCGTATGGAGAGTGACATAGAGCGCTGGCTCAGAGTGGCATCAGGATGGCAGGGAGCCTTGGACATCCAGGGGGCGTCCATTCCTCCTGGAGCTAAACTCATACCTCCTGATCGATTATATCCGGGCAACGAGGCACTGAACCTGCGGTTCTCGACGAAAACAGGGGAGTGTGTGCTGCCTGTAAGGCTTCGGTGGCTTCTGCCGGTTGTCGTCGCTGATCGATATCTGCGTCGGGGGGAGATGATTACAGCTGGGGATATGGCAGTGACCACAATAGAGGCTCGCCGGAATCGTCGATATTACAACGACCCCAGATCCTTGGTTGGTATGGCGGTGGAACGGGATATGGCTAAAGGAACCCCTTTCACCTTTCGAATCACCGACGAACCTGACGTCATCAGACCGGGATCTTGGGTTCGAATCGTCTGCCGAAACAAGGGGTTCATCGTCACAGCTATAGGCCGGGCCTTAGACGGTGGAGCTTTGGGCGACACCGTCAAGATTCGTAATAAAAAAACGAAAAAAGTCATCCTGGGAATTGTGACGGCTCCGGGAATCGTGGAGGTGACGGAATGA
- a CDS encoding DNA-directed RNA polymerase subunit alpha — translation MRPEIRVDDTCSATSARIVIGPLERGFGVTIGNALRRALLSSIKGAAITSVRIDGVVHEFSTIPGVREDVIEMLLNLKHIPIRSYSSEVRVLRLEVDGERRVTASDFQSDSEIEFVDPDAYICTLAEGAQLSFEVYIEQGVGYVSTDRSRPSYLPADAIMIDAIFTPIQRVKYEVQAERVGQRTDYERIVMDVETDGVVSPDVAVAEAAKLLRKYFTIVVDEIQKRHPSGSPELVVAGLTDSDEGLSEEDGEDEGNVLFSRAVRDLELSIRSENCLLRGGIYTIGDLISRGKDDLLKIRNLGKISLREIEEKLENMGLSLQKDNLEDGMDKEDESE, via the coding sequence ATGAGGCCTGAAATCCGAGTTGATGATACCTGTTCGGCGACTAGTGCCAGAATCGTCATCGGGCCCCTTGAGAGGGGGTTCGGCGTCACCATCGGTAATGCCCTTCGGAGGGCTTTGTTGTCCTCCATTAAGGGAGCGGCTATTACCTCGGTGCGTATAGACGGCGTGGTCCATGAGTTCAGCACCATTCCTGGAGTTCGAGAAGATGTCATTGAGATGCTTCTCAATTTGAAGCACATTCCGATACGATCCTACAGCTCTGAAGTTCGCGTGCTTCGTCTGGAGGTGGATGGTGAGCGGCGGGTCACGGCCTCTGACTTTCAGTCGGACAGCGAAATTGAATTTGTCGATCCCGATGCCTATATCTGTACCTTGGCCGAGGGAGCGCAGCTGTCCTTTGAGGTGTATATCGAACAAGGTGTAGGGTACGTTTCCACTGATCGTTCGAGACCGTCCTATCTTCCTGCCGATGCCATCATGATTGATGCTATCTTCACCCCGATTCAGCGGGTCAAGTACGAGGTGCAGGCTGAAAGAGTTGGTCAGCGAACCGACTACGAGCGGATCGTCATGGATGTGGAAACCGATGGAGTCGTCTCGCCGGATGTCGCCGTCGCTGAAGCGGCTAAACTCCTTCGAAAGTATTTTACTATCGTTGTAGACGAAATTCAAAAACGCCATCCTTCCGGTTCTCCTGAGCTTGTGGTGGCGGGGCTGACCGACTCCGATGAGGGGCTCTCCGAGGAAGACGGTGAGGACGAAGGCAATGTCCTCTTCTCTCGGGCGGTTCGCGACTTGGAGCTCTCCATCAGGAGCGAGAACTGTCTGCTTCGAGGAGGAATCTACACGATAGGTGACCTGATCAGCCGAGGAAAAGATGATCTCCTGAAGATCCGTAATTTAGGCAAGATATCTCTTCGGGAGATTGAAGAAAAACTTGAAAACATGGGCCTGTCTCTCCAAAAGGATAACTTGGAAGACGGCATGGACAAGGAGGACGAGTCTGAATGA
- a CDS encoding 30S ribosomal protein S11 — protein MAKRIQRRGKKKEKKNISSGVAHVFSTFNNTIISITDKGGAVLSWASGGNVGFKGTRKSTPFAAQIASQQAAKAAQDHGLKEVDVVVKGPGPGRESAIRALQAAGLQVNSIKDATPIPHNGCRPPKRRRV, from the coding sequence GTGGCCAAGCGTATCCAGCGTAGAGGAAAGAAAAAAGAGAAAAAGAACATCTCCTCTGGTGTTGCTCACGTGTTCTCCACGTTTAACAACACCATTATCAGCATCACCGACAAAGGCGGTGCCGTGTTGTCGTGGGCTTCTGGGGGGAATGTGGGCTTCAAAGGAACCAGAAAATCCACTCCCTTTGCAGCTCAGATAGCTTCTCAACAGGCGGCCAAAGCTGCCCAGGATCACGGTTTGAAAGAGGTAGACGTGGTTGTCAAGGGACCAGGGCCTGGTCGGGAGTCGGCTATCCGTGCTCTGCAGGCTGCTGGCCTTCAGGTCAACAGCATCAAAGACGCCACGCCCATCCCTCACAACGGGTGCCGCCCTCCCAAGAGGCGTCGCGTATAG
- a CDS encoding flagellar biosynthesis protein FlgF encodes MHKGIYAGVSAMMVQQSATDVTANNLANVDTAGFRARKPVTKSFPEVLMERIDPDKAQGELPPWPWRSHPIGESSMNQVLSETYMSTDAGDLQVTDNHLDIALEDPQAFFVIQDSEGRQLYTRSGHFIPDEQGQLKTPDGHLLVGDGGSLSIGEASSATFTDDGQLLADDVVIGQVQIVRFDSPSLLRQMGKNLLAETGDSGAPQQLPGARVVVGALERSNVNVVEEMVRLIEAQRAYEAASKGIQTTDDITGQLISSLGKT; translated from the coding sequence ATGCACAAGGGCATATACGCTGGGGTTTCTGCCATGATGGTCCAACAAAGTGCCACGGACGTTACGGCTAACAACCTGGCAAACGTCGACACCGCTGGTTTTCGGGCTCGTAAACCGGTGACTAAGTCGTTCCCCGAGGTGTTGATGGAGCGGATCGATCCCGATAAGGCCCAAGGAGAGCTTCCCCCCTGGCCCTGGAGGAGCCATCCCATCGGGGAGAGCTCCATGAATCAAGTTCTCTCGGAGACCTATATGAGCACCGATGCTGGCGATCTCCAGGTTACCGATAACCATCTGGATATCGCTTTGGAGGATCCCCAAGCCTTTTTTGTCATACAGGATAGTGAGGGGAGGCAGCTCTATACTCGCTCGGGGCACTTTATCCCCGACGAGCAGGGCCAGCTCAAGACCCCTGATGGACATTTGCTCGTGGGTGATGGGGGATCTCTCTCCATTGGCGAAGCGTCCTCAGCCACCTTTACCGACGATGGCCAGCTTCTCGCCGATGACGTGGTGATCGGGCAGGTTCAGATAGTCCGATTTGACTCCCCAAGCCTTCTTCGTCAAATGGGGAAAAACCTCCTCGCTGAGACGGGGGATTCTGGGGCACCTCAGCAGCTTCCCGGGGCCAGAGTAGTGGTCGGGGCCCTGGAGCGCTCTAACGTCAACGTGGTAGAGGAAATGGTCCGGCTCATTGAGGCCCAGAGAGCCTACGAGGCGGCCTCCAAGGGTATTCAAACTACCGACGATATAACGGGGCAGCTCATCTCGTCCCTTGGCAAAACGTAG
- a CDS encoding transporter gives MRFLDNMSFGQYIPADSPIHRADPRCKILATLVLLTGVFLVDEPLGFISWAVLLLALSMLSRISLRILFRTIRPVMILIAFTAVINIFFTSGTPVATLGPLSITREGLRMGAYMALRLLFLVLFANLLTVTTSPMALADGLEALLSPFKRFGLPAHEIAMMMTIALRFIPTLINETDRIMKAQLARGADLDRGGLLKRLKAFVPVLIPLFVIVFQRADDLAVAMEARCYRGGGGRTRMHPFFWGWKDTAVLSFVVLIVVGITVLETHLGL, from the coding sequence GTGAGATTTTTGGACAACATGAGCTTTGGACAGTATATTCCGGCGGACTCGCCCATTCACAGGGCCGATCCTCGCTGTAAGATCCTGGCCACTTTGGTTCTCCTTACCGGCGTGTTCCTAGTGGACGAACCCTTGGGGTTTATATCCTGGGCAGTCCTCTTACTGGCTCTGTCGATGCTTTCTCGGATCAGTTTGAGAATTCTGTTTCGAACAATTCGCCCCGTCATGATCCTCATTGCCTTTACCGCTGTCATCAACATTTTCTTCACGTCGGGTACTCCCGTGGCGACCCTGGGGCCTTTGAGCATAACTCGTGAGGGATTGAGAATGGGGGCGTACATGGCTCTTAGGCTTCTATTTCTCGTCCTCTTTGCCAACCTTCTGACGGTTACTACCAGCCCTATGGCTTTGGCCGATGGTCTCGAAGCCCTTCTGTCGCCTTTCAAGCGCTTTGGTCTTCCTGCCCATGAAATTGCCATGATGATGACCATCGCTTTGAGATTCATCCCCACGCTTATCAACGAGACCGATCGAATTATGAAAGCCCAGCTCGCCCGGGGGGCCGATCTGGACCGAGGCGGACTTCTGAAACGTCTCAAAGCCTTTGTCCCGGTCCTCATTCCATTGTTCGTCATCGTCTTTCAAAGGGCCGACGACTTGGCTGTAGCCATGGAAGCTCGATGCTACCGGGGCGGAGGAGGACGGACGAGGATGCATCCATTCTTCTGGGGATGGAAGGACACTGCCGTGCTCTCCTTCGTGGTGTTGATCGTCGTGGGTATTACCGTCCTGGAGACGCATCTGGGGTTATGA
- a CDS encoding energy-coupling factor ABC transporter ATP-binding protein (with CbiNQ forms the ABC transporter for cobalt import; Clostridia have two adjacent copies of this gene): protein MSISVQSVSHIYHKGTPLETVALREISLDIAESAWVSIVGHTGSGKSTLAQHLNALLLPNEGDVVVDGLSTSDKQDRRAIRRKVGLVFQYPEQQLFAETVREELAFAPNNWGIDPRELDTVLPLILDQVGLSPSYLDRSPFRLSGGEKRRVAIASVLTVRPSYLVLDEPTAGLDASGKRHLMELLGRIHREGTAIVMVTHDLELALDLSDWVVALEKGAIACQGSPESVARSLDRSPIDGLLLPELGRLWLRLTEAGFSVPFSCDPQVLSESLMQRRSPR, encoded by the coding sequence ATGTCCATCAGCGTCCAATCCGTAAGTCATATCTACCATAAGGGGACCCCACTCGAAACTGTAGCTCTTCGGGAAATCTCTTTAGACATTGCTGAGAGCGCATGGGTGTCCATCGTTGGACATACGGGCAGTGGAAAATCTACCCTGGCCCAGCATCTCAATGCCCTGCTTCTGCCGAATGAAGGGGATGTCGTTGTGGACGGCCTGTCCACCAGTGACAAGCAGGACCGACGGGCCATTCGTCGGAAGGTTGGGCTGGTATTTCAGTACCCGGAACAGCAGCTTTTTGCCGAGACCGTTCGGGAAGAGCTCGCTTTTGCCCCCAATAACTGGGGGATCGACCCTCGGGAACTGGATACCGTGCTTCCTCTTATACTTGATCAGGTTGGATTGTCCCCGTCCTATCTGGATCGCTCCCCTTTTCGGTTATCTGGAGGGGAGAAACGCCGGGTTGCCATCGCATCGGTTTTAACGGTTCGTCCCTCCTATCTGGTATTGGACGAGCCCACCGCTGGCCTGGACGCATCGGGAAAGCGACATCTGATGGAACTCCTGGGACGAATCCATAGGGAAGGAACCGCCATAGTCATGGTAACTCACGACCTCGAATTGGCATTGGATCTGAGCGACTGGGTGGTTGCCCTGGAGAAGGGGGCCATTGCCTGTCAGGGTTCGCCTGAATCGGTAGCTCGCTCTCTGGATCGTAGCCCCATTGACGGGTTGCTTCTGCCCGAGCTAGGGCGGCTCTGGCTTCGATTGACCGAGGCAGGATTCTCCGTTCCCTTCAGCTGTGACCCGCAGGTTCTCTCAGAGAGCCTCATGCAGAGGAGGTCTCCTCGGTGA
- the flgI gene encoding flagellar biosynthesis protein FlgA (part of the basal body which consists of four rings L, P, S, and M mounted on a central rod; Bradyrhizobium has one thick flagellum and several thin flagella; the Bradyrhizobium protein in this cluster is associated with the thin flagella), protein MNRRKLLLILLAGVMSLVTGNLSWGAINPEVRIKDLVDVQGVRENQLTGVGVVMGLQGTGDKSKMSVQALRNMMRRFGVTLSDKDVKSKNVAVVAVTATLPAFVRSGQTLDVTVSTLGDAKSLQGGVLLQTPLKAANGNTYAVAQGPVLVGGFSAGSTGSSVTKNIVTVGRISGGAIVERDVQTEFSGNGSVTLLLRNPDFTTARRIATVLNDRFGRIASPTDAGRVDIQLPRAYVSSPSTFIADVENVRVTPDLKARVVVNERTGTVVMGGNVQISAVAVAHGDLTVRIDQENQVSQPNPFSAGVTTPYANSQIQADETKGSFVKLESTTTVEQLVDAINAVGASPRDVIGILQAIDQAGALHGDLVVM, encoded by the coding sequence ATGAACCGACGGAAACTGCTCCTGATTCTCCTGGCTGGCGTCATGTCTCTTGTGACAGGCAACCTCTCCTGGGGAGCGATCAATCCTGAAGTCCGTATCAAAGACCTGGTCGACGTCCAGGGCGTTCGGGAGAATCAGCTCACAGGAGTCGGTGTCGTCATGGGACTGCAGGGCACCGGTGATAAATCTAAAATGTCCGTTCAGGCCCTCCGCAACATGATGCGTCGCTTTGGGGTTACCCTGTCGGATAAGGACGTCAAAAGCAAAAACGTCGCTGTTGTCGCGGTCACGGCGACTCTCCCGGCCTTTGTCCGTTCGGGGCAGACCCTGGATGTCACGGTGAGTACCTTGGGTGACGCCAAAAGCCTTCAGGGAGGTGTTTTACTTCAGACACCTCTCAAAGCCGCCAACGGCAACACATACGCGGTTGCCCAGGGTCCTGTATTGGTCGGGGGATTCTCCGCTGGATCGACGGGCTCCAGCGTAACTAAAAACATCGTCACGGTCGGACGGATCAGCGGTGGTGCCATCGTGGAACGTGATGTACAAACCGAATTTTCGGGCAATGGTTCGGTTACCTTGCTCCTGAGAAACCCAGATTTTACGACAGCTCGGCGAATCGCCACTGTTCTCAACGATCGCTTTGGCCGCATTGCTTCTCCGACCGATGCCGGTCGGGTAGACATACAACTCCCCAGAGCGTACGTTTCCTCTCCATCGACGTTTATCGCCGATGTGGAAAACGTTCGGGTTACTCCGGATCTTAAGGCCCGGGTGGTCGTTAACGAGCGAACTGGGACGGTCGTCATGGGGGGGAACGTCCAGATCAGTGCTGTCGCCGTGGCTCACGGTGACCTGACGGTACGGATCGACCAAGAGAACCAAGTCTCCCAACCGAATCCATTCAGCGCTGGGGTCACCACCCCCTATGCCAACTCTCAGATCCAGGCTGATGAAACAAAAGGCTCTTTCGTCAAGCTGGAATCGACCACTACGGTAGAGCAGCTGGTGGACGCCATCAACGCTGTAGGGGCATCGCCTCGGGATGTTATCGGTATCCTGCAGGCCATCGACCAGGCTGGGGCTCTTCACGGTGATCTCGTGGTTATGTGA
- a CDS encoding 50S ribosomal protein L17, translating to MRHRVDRRKLGRPGSHRRAMLANLVASLILQESIETTVTRAKEVRRVAEKFITRARGGSLHDRRLIISRMNHKAAVNKLFDDVAPRYAERPGGYTRIVRTGYRNGDAAPMAVISLV from the coding sequence ATGAGACATCGAGTCGATAGACGAAAACTCGGTCGCCCTGGTAGTCACCGTCGGGCCATGCTGGCCAACTTGGTTGCCAGCTTGATCCTGCAGGAAAGCATTGAGACTACGGTGACCCGGGCCAAAGAAGTTCGTCGGGTGGCGGAGAAGTTCATCACCCGAGCTCGGGGAGGATCTCTCCATGATCGGAGACTGATCATCTCGAGGATGAACCACAAGGCGGCTGTCAACAAGCTGTTCGACGATGTGGCTCCTCGCTACGCTGAACGTCCTGGTGGGTATACTCGTATCGTTCGAACTGGCTACAGAAACGGCGACGCTGCGCCTATGGCGGTCATCTCCCTGGTTTAG